acttctgtgcgccgatcaaggcctgctgaacccttatgcccttcgacattgcttctcccctgggcttgggagcttgcaagaggtcccggactgggaggacgactggcgcggacagaagtaccctcacgcacaacactgacacactttgcgctaatcacttatcactttgattttctgtttgcacttatttcactgaactcgaaactttaagtggtttgcacctgaaacacgcaattctatcctttctcaaaagttagtaattgcgaaaacagaattacaatgtaacagaaaaatctaatgaaagataaataattcagtggctggaaagagactaaacactagatcattctagaaacgtttaccttcttcccttaaagagactagggagaagagcaaaaacgataacaacgttactcgcttgaatgaaacgtttatcctcctctttctccctccgtctctatctctctctctttctctctctcttgacttagaacctgagagaagagcccaatcatatatatcgttaaaacatattattgttaaaggaaaaaactgaaatatttcccaaaatgaaaagttcctttattaggattaaaaccattaagttaagaaagaatgaacaaaacgctagacacggttactcttactgcaacgtgaaaccgtgaaaattctttctctatcgtaacgatagagcgcaagttgaacgttctgaacgtcaacaactgcagagacaaaacaaaacgttagttcaactttgaaaacagtacgagactatcaaagaaattctttcaaagacattaaaatagcataatatgttaacaggtaaaaccgaaatgacgggctcaatgttaattaacttcggtaccaagaaaagaccgcctactattaggaaggtcgaatataaacaaatataaaaattaattttaataagtttataataaaaggaagttaatcgaagaggcctataagaggcggagagatataaaataaatctataacttttgttaagcaaaattaagaaagagagtctatactctcttagacaccaacacttccgtctaagggaagggtcggccatttaaaggtgaaagagagttcatactctcttcgtcaccataattaatcaaattaattccaaaagctaactaagctaatatagaagtttccagtatagcgaatagctgcaaattttagagaaatacttcaccaaaccgtgaacaatattccaaaatcataagcgtatccaagaacgtcttgccggaagcacgacagaggaaaaagtgaggtggcgtcaacaacaagtactgtagtacctggccacaggtggcgcttgtgagtacacccccttctagtatagtgatagctggcgtatccctcccttagaattctgtcgggcaacggagttgacagctacatgattatcgggtaagtttaatattgaaaaaaggaagTTTTATTCTGTTGGTTTTTCATCTTCTCTTTTAGAATCATcataccttattttctttccccactggggtatttttccctgctggagcctttgggattatagtatcctgcttttccaactaaggttgtagcttagctagtagtagtagtagtagtagtagtagtagtagtagtagtagtagtagtagtagtagtagtagtaataataataataataataagtgtcttTATTACAATAGTCagtaaaaattacattttaaataaaacaaaatattctattcAATCTACTATATTATGCACATATATTACTACTGAAACACATAATTCACAAAGATATACACATCTTgctagaaaaacaaatatatatagtacatttgaatttttttttttttaattcattgaacATACTGTATGCTTTGAGATCTTTTATTGGGACTAAGAGTCTCCAGCTAAGAATGAAATATATCCTTACAATCTGATTtccttacaatatacagtatattaaaaaaattaaattcaaactATCATCGTATCTCTCTATCTCTCAGATAATTCATGGATAAACAGACAGTCTTCTTTCTCAACACCTTAGCACTTGTTTATCGCCAGTTCACACCCATTACATGTCGGGCGCCGTTTAGGATACCAATTACCACTAATTTGCAGTCAATTATGAATTGACAGTCGCTTTAAGAAAAAAGGATCAATAACCATGCTGACTTTGAGCCGCTACAGCACAATATAATTATATAGGAATTAATGCAAATTACCGCTTAAGCACGTGGTTGCACAAACAACATTAACTGTAACAGACTGCTAAATATTTTTACACACCTCAGTACTAGTTTAGAGATCAAATATAGTTGTCCCTGCTTTATTACACCCGTGAGCTTGTGAGCTTAACAATTTAAATTGGATAATCTCCAAAGTACTCTCATCTGTAGATAAGTCAATTGAAGCCTTCTTAAATAAAGGAAGCTAGTCTGAACTAGTCAAATCAATTGCTAATCTAGGCATACACCTATCTTTCATTCATTATCAAGCAAATAACACTGGATTCCTTCTATTAAAACCTGTGCGTTGTGCGTAACAGATGTTCAACTAATTCTCTGATGGTTTAGTTGTTAATATCTGTCACCAAAGTGCATAAATCTGCCCCTGTGCATTTAGTCAAAACCTGATGTGTCAATCTTATTTATTTCAGAAAAGGTTAATAGATATGCCACCATTTCATACAAAAGGGACATAGAGGCCTTACTACTACTATAGTGTTCTGTCCTTAGGCAGGCCCTAACGTGTATTAGTCGCCCTCCAAAATTCACAattcatggccacctcttttagctcttggtACTTTCTCCTTCCCTTCAGGTCATCGAGCACTGACATCCTTCTCCTTCCTCTGGGTCTTCATCTTTCAAATTTACCTTACATAATGTCCTCCAGTAACCCATCTCCTCTAAAAATGTGTCCTATTGCTGAAATAATCTTGAACCTTAAATAATTACCCAATTCATCTCATGCTTCTCTGGATCAAACTCCCTTGGAGATTATAGGCACTGAATACATGGTCTCCCCTCTTTGGCCTTCACCAAATTAGTAGCAGTCTTTACTTACTGTATCAGGCATTTCACATAAATAATTAACAAAGCAATGGCTTATAAAGTTCTTAAACCTTGTTACAGTATATCCACAACCAACTCTGTTGATTTCTAAACATTATTTGGACTTTTCCCAGTTTGACATTAAAGCAAGTAATATTGCAGtattttagaatatttgattttacttTTGTCATTATTTGGGCATCCAGGGCCCCCCCAATCATCAATTAACATATAAACTGGACTTCTAAAATAGGGAATACACACAAAATTTTAGCCTATAAGGAGCATGTAACTTTTCTCTCCACCTAAGCCACATTCCATTTCCTTATATAGTCCTACCCATACacatcttttttaaggttttataacattttaattttaaacattttttttaacattttatagtCACACTACAAGGCTCTAGTTATACTCACTTGATAAAGAATctcttccctccctccctcactcAAAGTCTCCTAACTCAATATCCTGGTTTAATTCATCTTCCTTACTATATGATTTTATCATATATTGTGTGTATCACGAAGAATACTTAAAGGGTAAACtctggcactattctatcttatttctcttcatttatttttcttaaagtttattgtttatacatgaaagatttattttaaggttttttactgtccttaaaacattttattttaattgttaattaactcttgtaatttatatacttctttatttcctttcctcactggactattttccctgttggagctcttggacttatagcatcctgctttcccaactagccttgtagcttagcaagtaataataacaatagataagTTTCTTTCTTTGCTCTCCTTTTGGTGTGTCCGAGGATCTGCTTACTGCAGGAGTTGACATCCTGTAGGTGCACTTTGGGATTtgtattaaacaaaaaaatattttgttctcaaAATTTCCTTAACTGCTAGCAAAAATTATAGTTCATACTGGTATTTAAATGATAATTTTCTCAGAGACAAATATAgaattttgtatataaaaacatCTTATAATAAATAACCATCTAAGCAAATATGATGACTAGAAAACCAAATTACAGGTACTGTATTTGTTTCACACAATGACTAGAATGCGATGAAATCATTATGATACTATGAAGAAGAGGAAGTgggtttctctctttccttctgatATTCAAGTTCAATCTTTTCAGCCACTTTCTTAAAATCGACTtccacctgtaaaagaaaaaatatatatttgataattactgtactgtatagatAGTTGATAATTAAAGAGCAGTTAaatgaaacaacaaaaacaaagaatATGAGCCATTTATTGCCCTGACAATGCCCTTGTTTCATATTCTTTAACTGCCATTTTCAAATAGaggggattttaggaaggaaaaacctattttcaGGGAGGTGCTGTTTAGTACCCAAGGACTTCCCTTTAAAAGCTAGAACAGGAAATCCGATGTGACGCGATAAACTAAAGACATATTATCTTTTTGCCATAGGGAGGCTAGTGTATCAACGTGCAAGGCACAGACCCAGCGTGTATATGGGAGACGTACAGGGTCTATTAAACTCATAGCACCTTTAATGCTGAATTTGTCTGCTAACCCACAACACATTTGCCCCTGTGAAAACCACTACCAATGCTACATAAAATGATTACCCAGGCCTTCATTTAAacacaaaaattattttcttcctttgggAATACatctaaggatgaggtgtttgggggagcctataagtctacctgctgagtcttctgcagccattgcctggccctccttggtcctagcttgggtggagagggggcttgggtgctgatcatatgtatataaggtcagtgtctgaggcattgtccagcttgatagggcaatatcactgacccatgcctctgtcattcatgagaggcctttaatccTTTATGAATGTAAAACGTTCGGACTTTGATTTTGTTCGAACAAGTAACTTACAACAGAAGACCCAGCATTTGTTTAAATGTTAGACTTGGGTTCCATTTCTCATTACTGTATCAAACTAAATGCAGTATATCAAACACATTTCTAACATAACCTACCATTCACACAACTAAAAATAAATGGCATTACAGTATAACATTGTATATCCAGTTATTGAAAACACACAACTAAGAAGTTATGAATGTAAAACATTGGAACCTAGATTCTGTTCAAACAAGTAACTTATGACAGAACCACCATCTTAGGAAATGTGACATGATGAAAATAGTAGGAGCAAAAcggaaattttaaattttaatcagTAACTGTGTTAATAGTGGTTACTGACAATAAGAAATGGGGTTCAAAATAGTATATTTAAAGAGATCTATTCGATTAAGTAAGGCCCAATGTCCTAATTGTTCTTTAAAAAGCAAAGTAAGGAGAATACTAAATAGAACTAGTAACCCCCTTCAATAAAGTGAAACAATTTTGTTTAACAAAACAGACTTCCTAGGAGACTATTGAATATAAAAGAGCAaggtaaatatatttcataatgctTTTGTGACTTTAAAGGAATAGGTATTATTGTGTTACACAAACTTTGCAATGCAAGCATAAGGCAAAGGTTTTTCATTGTAGTTGAAAACAGTCAAAACTTGGGTAGTTGAAACAGTATGAAAAATAACAATCAAATCAAGACTAGAAAAACCTTATCAAACCAAAATTATCTTACCTGCTTTTCATACTGAAGAAAGAGTTTGCTCGTTTCCTTCTTGTCAAAACGAGCCAAGTAATGCTTCCTGAATGCCATGACTGTATCAACATGCGTCTTGTGCTTAATTGCCAATTGGAGAGCACGATCAAAATGATATAAACTCAAGTTGAGCATAATAGCTctgaaaaaaagacctgactgaagGAGAGTGGCTTCTGCATCGCTGACGTGTCCCCCTAGCAAAGCCATTTCTGCAACTCTGGCTTCCTTCACTGGAATCTCCTTGATATGGTGTATGTACTCAACTTTGTCTGCTTCATCGATTGCTGCATAAGCCACTTCTGCAGTGTCTAATTCTTTACTCGCCGTTGCCATCGCTGCCAAGCAACCCCAGACAGTAGGATCTTTCACAAATCTGGCAAGTCTCACTGCATCTTCCCAATGTCTTGCCATGACGTAGTTGTGAAGTAAAGCTGGATATGGAGAAACACTGCTCGTTACTAAACTGCCATCTGTCCGGCGTAATGTTACCATCGTATCTAAAAAGCTGACTATAACTGCATTTTTTCCAAAGTCACTGGCATCTATCTCATACATTGTTGTTGCTTGCAAATCTCTGTCCACAAATACAACTCCTGGATAAAACCAGACAGTGAACTTGGCGTCTTGAAGTGCAGCTAACATGTTTGCACCATCATTCCAGCAAAGAGACTGGACCATTCCTCCAAGCTTCACTGGTCTTCCTATGCTGCCTACACGTTGTAAATTTACTAAAAATAAGTCTCGGTTACGATCGACCACTGCCATTCGTCTCTCGTGGGACGAACCAACTTTATCTATGGCCACTTCAACAATCTCGAGTTTGTGTGACCATGGTTTACCATCATTCATTGCTTTACCAGTTGTAGAGTCAAAGAGGTGAACTAGTTTCTCATCATTTTTATCACGAATTGCTAGTGTGTCACTTGATAAAGACACAGTTCGATGGTTAAGAACATCTGTTCTCATCCCGGGCCATCTGGGAGAACAAAGCAGCCGTCCGTCATATGAATAAACATAGACACTTGCTCCATCTACCAGAAGAAAATGTCTTTCATCTTGGACAATCAAACTTGCATTTGACTCTTTCAAATCAAAGATGATAGGCGTATTCCAATTACGTGTTGAATACACATAAGCT
The DNA window shown above is from Palaemon carinicauda isolate YSFRI2023 chromosome 37, ASM3689809v2, whole genome shotgun sequence and carries:
- the Oseg5 gene encoding intraflagellar transport protein 80 homolog produces the protein MRFKTSLQNKPKHTDLVSCVGWMSPDEVYSCGDDHQILQWNLLSSETNKVSDLSADVFPLDLHWLPRSAVQKSKVGSDVFLLTADDGKFYIIGRNGRIEKSVEAHRGAVLSGRWSHDGAGLVTAGEDGQVKIWSRSGMLRSTLAQVSVPTYGAAWSPDSDAVIYTCGTNLIIKPLAPNSKPIQWKAHDGVILKVTWNPNTGLILSGGEDTRYRVWDGFGRQLYSSAQHQHPITALSWSPDGQLFAVGSFNTLRLCDKAGWCHSLEKPNTGSIFNLAWSSDGTQVAGACGNGQVIFAHIIENHLEWKNYEATVTSRKTILLRNVSNEAWEKLELRDRIIKVSLAHSHMVVVTSTQAYVYSTRNWNTPIIFDLKESNASLIVQDERHFLLVDGASVYVYSYDGRLLCSPRWPGMRTDVLNHRTVSLSSDTLAIRDKNDEKLVHLFDSTTGKAMNDGKPWSHKLEIVEVAIDKVGSSHERRMAVVDRNRDLFLVNLQRVGSIGRPVKLGGMVQSLCWNDGANMLAALQDAKFTVWFYPGVVFVDRDLQATTMYEIDASDFGKNAVIVSFLDTMVTLRRTDGSLVTSSVSPYPALLHNYVMARHWEDAVRLARFVKDPTVWGCLAAMATASKELDTAEVAYAAIDEADKVEYIHHIKEIPVKEARVAEMALLGGHVSDAEATLLQSGLFFRAIMLNLSLYHFDRALQLAIKHKTHVDTVMAFRKHYLARFDKKETSKLFLQYEKQVEVDFKKVAEKIELEYQKEREKPTSSSS